DNA from bacterium:
GGCGCTCGGCGCGGCCAAGGACGCACCGGTCGCGGGAACGCCGGCGGTCGACAACGACCACCTCGTGTTCAGCCCGGACGCGGATCTGGCGCCGTCGGTGACCTACCTGGCGGAGATCGGCGTCGACGTCACGGACATCGCCGGGAACCACCTGGCGGATGCCTACGCGTGGACCTTCATGACGGCGGCCCCTCCCCAGGCGCCGCTCGACGTGCCGCTGGCCCAGGGCAACGCCTGGCTCTACCACGGGGAATCGTCCGCCTCGGTGTGGTCGCAGTACGGATACTCGTCGTCCAGCTCCGAGGAGCTGCGGGTGCTCTTCGTCGAGGGTCCCGTCTCCCACGCCGATCGCGACGGCTGGCTCGTGCGCAGCTACACGCTCGACCAGACCATGACCACGGAAATCGCCCTGCGGTCGGAGTTCTTCTACCTGTGCGGCGACGCGGACGGTCTGTACCGGGCGGAGCCGGACGATGGCGCCTGGCTGAACGTGATCCTCTTCACCTATCCCACGTTCGACGACAGCGCGTTCCTGCTGGCCGACGGGCCGGCCCATTCCGACGGCACCACGTTGTCGGCGAGTTCGATCCAGGTGCCCGCGGGCGCCTTCGAGACGCTGCGCATCGAGCACGCGTATTCGAGCACCGGGCCCTACGCGCCCGAGGACATCTTCGAGACGCGGCGCGAGCACTACGCCGACGGCGTGGGCCTCGTGCACGCGAGCTGGGACTACAGCTTCGACGACAGCGACCCGTCGGGCATCGACATCACCGCCCAGGGCTACGCCGAACTCCTCGACGTCCCGGGCGGTCCTGCGCTGCCGTATCTTGCCGCCGAGCAGGAGCCCAACGACGACCACGGCCCGACCGCGGCCCAGTCCCTGGGTCCCTTCGCCGTCGTCTCGGGGACCGTCCACCACGACGACCCGGGCGCCGTGATCGACGACGCCGACGTCTACTGCCAGCTCGCCGAATGCGTCCTGCCCGACGTCAACGGCGTCGCGAAGCTGGAGGACTGGTACCTCGTCGACGTGGCCCAGGCGGGGCAGTATCGCCTCGACCTCGTGTTCGAGCTCTACGACAGCGCCCACCAGGTCTGGAACGACCTGGACCTGTACGTCTTCCAGGATCTCGGGGACGGCACCGTGGCCTACGCCATCCGCGCCGACGACGAGGCGGGCAACCCCGAGTGGGTCGTCTTCACCTGGATGCCGGCGGGACGCTACTACGTGGCCGTACAGGCCTGGGACACGCCGGCCGGCGCCGTCCCCTACGCCCTGTCCATGAGCGAGCAGGCGGTGCCCGTGAAGCTCGGCAGAGCGGCGGGGGCGCGAGGCTCGGCCTCGTCGGGGAAGTGAGGTGCCGGCCGGGAGACGCACGGTTCCCGCCGACATGAAGAATGTTCCCTGCCCCGACGTCCGCGGGGCGGGGACTACCGCTCGAACACCCTCTTGATCCCGCCCCAGCTCATCTCGTCCGCCGACACGGGCGAGTGCGAGTAGATCTTCACGTAATCGACGTGCGTCAGGACGCCCGCCTGCGAACCCTCCAGGGTGAGGTAGCCGCCGCCGAAGAGCGTCGCCTCGGTCGCCTCGAGCAGGGGCGAGAGCGCTTCCTCGGTCGGGCCGACCTCGAGCGTGAGGTGCGCGCCCTCCTTGGTCAGGACCCAGACGTTCCAGACGCCGATCCCGAAGGCGTATTCCGTGCCGTCCAGGCCGGTCGGCACGCCGTCGAGGTACATGCGCAGGGACACCGAACCGTATCCTCCCCCGACGCCGTTGCCGTTGAGAAAGAGACCCAGGACGCGGGTGGGCGGAAAGACGCCCGCGTCCTCCGAGAGCAACACCTTGGTCCAGCCGCAGGTCTCGGCCTTGTCGAGGCGGACGACGATCCGGTAGTCGTCGGGCAGTTCCAGGCCGTACTGCACGTCGGTGGGGGCGGGCGAATCGTATCCGCACCCGCACTGCGACTTGAAGGTCAGCTGGTCGCCGCCGACGGACACGTAGCCGCAGGGATCGCCCGGCACGACCCATCCGGTCCAGTCGTCGCCCAGGTCTCCCCGGTCGAATTCATCGTAGACGTTCAGGTACCACTCCTGGGACCAGCCGCAGGTTGCCATTGCGAGGACGCAGATCATGATCAAGGTGCAGGTTTTCATTGTGACCCCCCAGGGACGACTGGAAATCTTTCCCGCCACACGTGCGGGCTCGGTTTATTACCATACCACAAATG
Protein-coding regions in this window:
- a CDS encoding Ig-like domain-containing protein, with amino-acid sequence MLLQRRWPACVALAIIVSLALVSCSGSGGGDDGGSTTGPGDVTPPSVVSVSPAAGAADVDVGTTLVVTFSEAIDASSVGANTIQLALGAAKDAPVAGTPAVDNDHLVFSPDADLAPSVTYLAEIGVDVTDIAGNHLADAYAWTFMTAAPPQAPLDVPLAQGNAWLYHGESSASVWSQYGYSSSSSEELRVLFVEGPVSHADRDGWLVRSYTLDQTMTTEIALRSEFFYLCGDADGLYRAEPDDGAWLNVILFTYPTFDDSAFLLADGPAHSDGTTLSASSIQVPAGAFETLRIEHAYSSTGPYAPEDIFETRREHYADGVGLVHASWDYSFDDSDPSGIDITAQGYAELLDVPGGPALPYLAAEQEPNDDHGPTAAQSLGPFAVVSGTVHHDDPGAVIDDADVYCQLAECVLPDVNGVAKLEDWYLVDVAQAGQYRLDLVFELYDSAHQVWNDLDLYVFQDLGDGTVAYAIRADDEAGNPEWVVFTWMPAGRYYVAVQAWDTPAGAVPYALSMSEQAVPVKLGRAAGARGSASSGK